The Candidatus Cloacimonadota bacterium genome includes a window with the following:
- a CDS encoding DUF5320 domain-containing protein codes for MPRYDGTGPFGDGRPGRGLGPCGRFDGYALGRGYGLGRRRGFGGGYGFRYRSWDAATPYSYGYTEPIYRFSKDDMQAQKAELEKQLQWLNEQLSKEEA; via the coding sequence ATGCCAAGATATGACGGCACTGGACCTTTTGGAGATGGTCGTCCTGGCAGAGGACTTGGACCATGTGGAAGATTTGATGGTTACGCTTTAGGACGAGGATATGGACTCGGCAGAAGGCGAGGATTTGGTGGAGGTTATGGCTTTAGGTATCGCTCATGGGATGCCGCAACACCATATTCTTATGGTTATACCGAACCAATATATAGGTTTAGCAAAGACGATATGCAGGCACAAAAAGCTGAATTGGAAAAGCAACTTCAGTGGCTAAATGAACAATTGAGCAAAGAAGAAGCTTAG
- a CDS encoding uracil-DNA glycosylase, producing MILDIKNCNKCALVNTRNNTVLGEGSVNGDYFMIAQAPGEVEDKTGKMFKGPSGKVFWYILEQAEADTSRIYYTNLLKCRLPKNRRPKQAEIMACAPYLEQEIRQIKPKIICPLGYYSTKYLLETRGFAKFQRAEYPDLLGKVFLTERYIIMPLSHPTSLIHHPEYTLNTINRYHRAFHLKHCKWFDVCPMKSYTLQRVIGFYWTDSYCFGDWLQCKRYQLEAQGKSHSDQMLPDGTYLTIDKE from the coding sequence ATGATATTGGATATTAAGAACTGTAATAAATGTGCTTTGGTTAATACGCGTAACAACACTGTACTAGGCGAAGGATCTGTAAACGGAGATTATTTTATGATCGCTCAGGCACCAGGTGAGGTGGAAGATAAAACTGGAAAAATGTTTAAAGGCCCCTCTGGTAAAGTATTTTGGTATATTTTGGAACAAGCTGAAGCAGATACAAGCAGAATATACTATACTAACTTACTCAAATGTAGATTGCCTAAAAACAGGCGTCCCAAACAAGCAGAGATAATGGCTTGCGCACCGTATTTAGAACAAGAAATCCGCCAGATTAAGCCCAAAATAATATGTCCTCTTGGTTATTACTCTACTAAGTATCTTTTAGAAACGCGAGGTTTTGCTAAGTTTCAAAGAGCCGAGTATCCAGATTTATTAGGCAAAGTATTTTTAACGGAACGCTATATTATAATGCCACTTAGTCATCCTACTTCATTAATCCATCATCCGGAGTACACTTTGAATACTATTAACAGATATCATAGAGCATTTCATCTAAAACACTGCAAGTGGTTTGATGTGTGTCCGATGAAATCATATACGCTACAAAGAGTGATCGGTTTTTACTGGACAGATAGCTATTGTTTTGGTGATTGGCTACAATGTAAAAGATACCAACTTGAAGCTCAAGGGAAAAGTCATTCCGATCAAATGCTTCCAGATGGCACTTACTTAACTATAGATAAGGAATAA
- a CDS encoding radical SAM protein, translating to MKYLFGPVPSRRLGISLGVDLVPHKVCSLDCIYCEVGRTTNLTVERKEYVPVDEVIGELGNYLSQKPKLDFITFSGQGEPTLNIGLGKVLNYIKDNFPSYKVAILTNGTLFSDASLRAEVLRADVILPDLDAVSDTVFKKINRPHKSLNNSKIIEGLQSLRTEFSGKIFVEVFLIEAVNDTQSELKKIKRALLSIAPDLVQLNSLDRPSTEDWVKKMPEQRLMEIADFFKPLETEIVANPQTRTHIQSFSGDIETRILETIRRRPCTDTDLCSILGLHINELNKYLGTMITAGTIESIHMERGVFFKLKQ from the coding sequence ATGAAATATCTTTTTGGCCCTGTTCCCTCTCGCAGATTGGGTATATCTCTTGGGGTGGATTTAGTCCCACACAAAGTATGCAGTTTAGATTGTATCTACTGTGAAGTAGGCAGAACCACAAATTTGACGGTTGAGCGTAAAGAATACGTTCCAGTTGATGAAGTTATTGGGGAATTAGGTAATTATCTTTCTCAGAAGCCGAAATTAGATTTCATTACATTCTCTGGTCAAGGTGAGCCTACCTTAAATATTGGACTTGGCAAAGTTCTGAACTATATCAAGGATAACTTTCCTTCTTACAAGGTGGCAATACTTACGAATGGCACTCTTTTTAGTGATGCCTCTTTAAGAGCAGAAGTATTACGAGCCGATGTAATTCTTCCAGATCTGGATGCAGTATCCGATACAGTATTCAAGAAAATTAACCGCCCTCATAAGAGTTTGAATAATTCTAAGATTATTGAAGGCTTACAATCCCTGAGGACTGAGTTTAGTGGAAAGATTTTTGTGGAAGTGTTTCTTATAGAGGCGGTAAATGATACGCAAAGTGAACTTAAAAAGATTAAACGTGCCTTACTTAGTATAGCTCCAGATCTTGTACAACTTAATTCTTTAGACCGCCCCTCAACTGAAGATTGGGTAAAAAAAATGCCCGAACAAAGATTAATGGAAATTGCTGATTTTTTTAAACCCCTTGAAACTGAAATAGTGGCTAATCCGCAAACCAGAACCCATATCCAGAGTTTTAGCGGAGATATTGAAACTAGAATCTTGGAAACAATTAGGCGCAGACCTTGTACAGATACCGACCTCTGTAGTATTCTAGGGCTGCATATCAATGAATTGAACAAGTATTTGGGCACAATGATAACAGCAGGCACAATTGAAAGTATTCACATGGAACGAGGGGTATTCTTCAAGCTTAAACAATAA